The following proteins come from a genomic window of Musa acuminata AAA Group cultivar baxijiao chromosome BXJ1-7, Cavendish_Baxijiao_AAA, whole genome shotgun sequence:
- the LOC135678919 gene encoding uncharacterized protein LOC135678919, whose product MASILRAPALLIAPPEVAAGAARGASLEAARSLPFFSARRRISWPLRLKLSPLAYKPLRFPNLGGFAAYGDTTEAGETAKTVEKEDSDEEISVEDEATDGDGIDTEETVASTVMLSLQLYKEALANNDRSKVSEIEAFLQSIEDEKNSLSTKIAALAEESSAERVRVLRISADFDNFRKRTERERLSLMTNVQGEVIESLLPVLDNFERAKSQIKVETQVEEKINSSYQSIYKQFLEILTSLGVEAVETVGSSFDPLFHEAIMHEESTEFEEGIIIQEFRKGFKLGERLLRPSMVKVSAGPGPEKTIDDENVVIVEDIDSSESMEDVGHDSG is encoded by the exons ATGGCCTCAATCCTGAGAGCGCCGGCGCTCCTCATCGCTCCGCCGGAGGTGGCAGCGGGGGCGGCCCGAGGGGCTTCTTTGGAGGCGGCGAGGAGTCTTCCATTTTTCTCTGCGAGGCGGAGGATCTCGTGGCCTTTAAGGCTAAAGCTGTCCCCTCTTGCCTACAAGCCGCTCCGCTTCCCAAACCTCGGAGGCTTCGCTGCCTATGGGGACACGACCGAGGCCGGAGAGACTGCGAAAACTGTGGAAAAG GAGGATTCTGATGAAGAAATTTCTGTAGAGGATGAAGCAACCGATGGTGATGGTATTGACACAGAAGAAACAGTTGCTTCAACTGTAATGCTGTCCCTACAGTTATACAAAGAAGCCTTGGCAAATAATGATCGGTCAAAGGTTTCTGAAATAGAAGCTTTTCTTCAGTCAATTGAAGATGAGAAGAACTCTCTTTCGACTAAAATTGCTGCTTTGGCCGAAGAATCATCTGCAGAACGGGTCCGTGTCCTTAGGATCAGTGCCGACTTCGACAATTTTAGGAAGAGGACCGAGAGAGAAAGGCTTTCTTTGATGACAAACGTGCAAGGTGAAGTCATAGAGAGCTTATTGCCTGTTTTAGACAACTTCGAAAGAGCTAAATCCCAAATAAAGGTGGAGACACAGGTAGAAGAGAAAATTAATAGCAGCTACCAGAGCATTTATAAGCAGTTTCTAGAGATCCTAACCTCCCTAGGTGTGGAAGCAGTGGAAACCGTTGGGAGTTCGTTTGATCCCTTG TTTCATGAGGCCATAATGCACGAGGAGTCAACGGAGTTTGAAGAGGGCATCATAATTCAAGAATTCCGTAAAGGTTTCAAACTTGGGGAAAGACTCTTGCGCCCATCAATGGTGAAGGTGTCCGCAGGACCAGGCCCAGAAAAGACTATAGATGATGAAAATGTGGTGATAGTTGAAGATATTGACTCAAGTGAAAGCATGGAAGACGTAGGCCATGATTCTGGATGA
- the LOC103991958 gene encoding pentatricopeptide repeat-containing protein At4g31850, chloroplastic → MDVSLASAVAPRCCSTSSFPPNGKPVAFRKCLFRNPNPCSHHWKKQKRIRFVRPRIGVRSAEGVAEKGELDVSVSSANVVDVLRSISDPIQALSFFKSVAQRSVVVHTTESFDYMLDFLRVHGRVEDMALVFDLMQRQIVKRSPDTFLIIFKALGVRGGLRSAPFGLWKMREAGFVMNTFSYNGLIYFLLRSDSGREALEVYKRMILEGMTPSLRTYSALMVALGKRRETETVMGLLAEMEGLGLRPNVYTFTICIRVLGQAGRIAEAYGLLGRMEQQGCRPDVVTYTVLIEVLCEAGRLDESKKLFWKMKASDQKPDRVTYITLLDKFGNIGDLHSVQEFWEEMDKDGYHADVVVFTMMINALYKVGRIEEASNMLDVMAEKGVLPNLHTYNTIIGGLLRGNRMDDAQELFNHMDVHGPMPTAYTYILFIDHYGKSGEFEKSFQTYEIMKSKGVVPDIVACNACLYGLAESGRLERAKEVFHELMAVGISPDTITYNMMIKCCNKAGRVDEALKMFSEMRQRGCYPDEITVNSLIDALYKAGRVDEAWNVFHGMKAMNLVPTVVTYNTLLAGLGKEGRVKKAMDLFQDMSHHNCPPNIVTYNTMLDCLSKNGETDCALNMLYGMTEKDCLPDQLSYNTVIYGLVKEDRVSEAIWLYHQMRKVLFPDFVTLCSILPILLRNRMLQDAVYITNTYIFQPDAQTDRFSWVALMEGILNEAGIDESVKFAERICSNGTFQNDYLLCPLIKFLCEYKNAWDAYNLFEAFKGYGISPTIEAYNPLINGLLETNLVEVAEGLFAEMKNVGCSPDVNTYNAFLDAYGKSSRIEGLFKLQEEMLSRGCTPNNITYNTIISGLVKSKMLDQAIDMYYDLMSEDFSPTPCTYGPLIDGLLKSGRVTQAESLFNEMVEYGCKPNCAIYNILINGFGKAGEVVKALQTFERMVKEGIRPDVKSYTILINTLYMAGRAEDALFYFEELRVTGLEPDLITYNLMINGLGKAQRLQEAVALFDEMQDRGIFPDLYTYNSLILNFGKAGMVAEAGKMYEELQIKGFRPNVFTYNALIRGYSTSGDADHAYAVYKKMLVGGCNPNSGTFAQLPNQS, encoded by the coding sequence ATGGATGTCTCTCTGGCCTCAGCTGTTGCCCCAAGATGTTGCAGCACCAGTTCTTTCCCACCTAATGGCAAACCAGTTGCTTTCCGTAAATGTCTGTTCAGGAATCCAAACCCTTGCTCACACCATTGGAAGAAGCAAAAGCGAATCCGTTTTGTCCGTCCAAGAATCGGCGTCAGAAGCGCAGAGGGGGTCGCTGAGAAGGGGGAATTGGATGTGAGCGTGAGTTCTGCCAATGTGGTCGATGTCCTTAGGTCCATTTCCGATCCGATTCAGGCGCTGTCGTTCTTTAAGTCGGTGGCGCAGCGGTCGGTGGTCGTCCACACCACCGAGTCCTTCGATTACATGCTCGACTTCTTGAGGGTTCATGGGCGGGTGGAAGACATGGCTCTTGTGTTCGACTTAATGCAGAGGCAGATCGTGAAGCGGAGCCCTGACACTTTCTTGATCATCTTCAAGGCCCTCGGTGTCCGCGGGGGTCTGCGGAGTGCTCCGTTCGGCCTCTGGAAGATGAGGGAGGCCGGATTCGTGATGAATACGTTCTCGtacaatgggttgatctatttccTTCTCCGGTCTGATTCCGGTAGAGAGGCATTGGAGGTCTACAAGCGAATGATTTTAGAAGGAATGACGCCGAGTCTCCGGACTTATTCCGCGCTCATGGTGGCTTTGGGGAAGCGGAGGGAGACAGAAACCGTGATGGGGCTTTTGGCTGAGATGGAAGGGCTAGGACTGAGACCAAATGTGTACACCTTCACCATATGCATTAGGGTACTTGGCCAAGCAGGAAGAATTGCTGAGGCTTACGGTCTACTAGGACGAATGGAGCAACAAGGGTGCCGACCTGATGTCGTGACTTATACTGTACTCATAGAGGTGCTTTGTGAAGCAGGGAGGCTCGACGAATCGAAGAAATTATTCTGGAAGATGAAGGCCAGTGATCAGAAACCGGATAGAGTGACTTATATCACATTGTTGGACAAGTTCGGTAACATCGGCGATTTGCATTCAGTGCAAGAATTTTGGGAAGAAATGGACAAAGATGGTTACCATGCGGATGTCGTTGTTTTTACTATGATGATAAATGCTTTATACAAGGTAGGGAGGATCGAAGAAGCTTCTAACATGTTGGATGTTATGGCAGAGAAGGGTGTATTGCCCAATTTGCACACATATAACACTATAATTGGTGGTCTTCTGCGAGGGAACAGAATGGATGATGCTCAGGAGCTCTTTAACCATATGGATGTTCATGGTCCGATGCCAACAGCTTATACCTATATCCTGTTCATAGACCACTATGGAAAATCTGGAGAGTTTGAGAAATCGTTTCAGACATATGAGATTATGAAGAGTAAGGGTGTTGTTCCAGATATTGTTGCTTGCAATGCATGTTTGTATGGTCTTGCTGAGTCTGGAAGGCTTGAACGGGCAAAGGAAGTTTTTCATGAACTAATGGCTGTTGGAATTTCTCCTGATACCATCACCTATAATATGATGATTAAATGCTGCAACAAGGCTGGCAGAGTTGATGAAGCTCTGAAGATGTTCAGTGAAATGAGACAAAGAGGGTGTTACCCAGATGAGATTACAGTCAATTCTCTGATTGATGCTCTCTACAAGGCTGGTAGGGTGGATGAAGCTTGGAATGTGTTTCATGGTATGAAGGCAATGAATCTTGTGCCCACTGTAgtaacatacaacacattgctagCAGGATTGGGAAAAGAGGGAAGAGTTAAAAAGGCCATGGATTTGTTTCAGGATATGAGCCACCACAATTGTCCTCCAAATATAGTAACGTACAACACCATGTTGGACTGTCTCTCTAAAAATGGTGAGACAGACTGTGCACTGAACATGCTCTATGGCATGACAGAGAAGGACTGTTTACCTGATCAACTATCTTACAACACTGTAATCTATGGTTTAGTTAAGGAAGACAGAGTTAGTGAAGCAATATGGCTCTATCATCAAATGAGAAAAGTTCTGTTTCCTGATTTTGTAACTTTATGCAGCATCTTGCCAATCCTTTTGAGAAATCGAATGTTACAGGATGCTGTCTATATTACCAACACATATATTTTTCAGCCTGATGCTCAAACAGACAGATTTTCCTGGGTAGCTCTCATGGAAGGAATATTAAATGAAGCTGGAATTGATGAATCAGTTAAATTTGCAGAAAGGATCTGTAGTAATGGCACATTCCAGAATGACTACTTGTTGTGCCCTCTTATCAAGTTTCTTTGTGAGTATAAAAATGCTTGGGATGCATATAATCTGTTTGAGGCATTTAAAGGATATGGTATTTCACCAACCATCGAAGCATATAATCCTCTTATTAATGGCCTCCTTGAAACCAACCTAGTTGAAGTTGCTGAAGGGCTTTTTGCAGAGATGAAAAACGTTGGCTGTTCACCGGATGTTAACACCTACAATGCTTTTCTTGATGCATATGGAAAGTCATCAAGAATTGAGGGATTATTTAAGCTGCAAGAAGAGATGCTTTCTAGGGGATGCACACCGAACAACATAACCTACAATACAATCATTTCAGGCCTTGTCAAGTCAAAAATGTTGGATCAGGCAATTGACATGTATTATGATCTGATGTCGGAAGACTTTTCCCCTACTCCATGTACATATGGTCCTCTCATTGATGGACTTCTAAAGTCAGGAAGAGTAACTCAGGCAGAAAGTTTGTTCAACGAGATGGTTGAGTATGGATGTAAACCTAACTGTGCTATATATAACATTCTTATAAATGGGTTTGGAAAGGCTGGTGAAGTAGTAAAGGCTCTTCAAACTTTCGAAAGGATGGTTAAAGAGGGAATCAGGCCAGATGTGAAGTCATACACCATTCTCATAAACACACTTTACATGGCTGGCAGAGCGGAAGATGCTCTCTTCTATTTTGAGGAATTGAGGGTTACTGGACTTGAACCTGATTTGATTACCTACAATTTGATGATTAATGGTCTTGGAAAAGCTCAGAGACTACAAGAAGCTGTTGCTCTCTTTGATGAAATGCAAGATAGAGGAATATTTCCTGACTTGTATACTTACAATTCCTTGATTCTCAACTTTGGGAAGGCTGGGATGGTGGCTGAAGCTGGAAAGATGTATGAAGAACTCCAAATCAAAGGTTTCCGACCTAATGTTTTCACATATAATGCACTAATTCGAGGTTATAGCACATCAGGTGATGCTGACCATGCTTATGCTGTGTATAAGAAGATGTTAGTTGGAGGGTGCAACCCTAATTCAGGAACATTCGCACAACTTCCTAACCAATCATGA